The region GATCCTCATCCAGGAATTGACCTACAGCCAGATGAAGTGCTGTTTATCGAAGACAGCCTGTTCTTCGGGGATACGCAGTATCCGGCAAAGTTTCATCTGCAAAAGCTTTGGTTGCATCGCGCATCGATGCGACGCTACGCGGACAGGTTGTCGGATCAGGAAATGCAGCTGCACTATCTTGCCTACGAGCCAGGCGAAGTGCTGAAGCATCAGTTAAAACGGCACTTCGATGGTCAAGCATCGACCGATGGCGATTGGGCTGTGGTTGATCCCGTGGACTTCATTCTCGAAAAGCGACTACGCGCCGCTGCCAAGCAATTCGGTGCCAAGCTGGAGGTGCTGCAAACGCCAGGGTTCATTAACACCCCTGAAGAAAACCATTCGTATCGAAGTGAAAAGTCGCGATGGTACATGGCAGACTTTTACAAGTGGCAGCGTAGACGGATGAACGTCTTGATCGATTCTGAAGGCGAGCCGCAAGGCGGACAATGGAGTTTCGATGAGGACAATCGCAAGAAGGTCCCCAAGAAGCTGCTCAAGGACTTACCAACGCTGACATCCTTCCGCAGAAACGAGATTGATAAGGAGGCGTGTGAATCGGTTGCTGAGCAGTTTGCTGACAACCCAGGGTCTTTGGACGAACTTTATTATCCAACCACACACAGCCAGGCCGAACGTTGGCTTGAAGACTTTGTTGCGCAGCGGTTGGAGAACTTCGGACCCTATGAAGACGCGATCGAAGAAGGCCAATCATGGCTTTGGCATAGCGTTTTGACCCCGGCGTTAAACATCGGCTTGCTTACACCCCAACAAGTCATCGATGAAGCATTGGCCTATGCTGACAAAAATGATACTCCGATCAACTCGATCGAAGGCTTCGTCAGGCAAGTGATCGGATGGCGCGAGTTCATGCGGGCGACCTATCAGGATCTCGGCGTCAAAATGCGGACGACCAATCACTGGAAGCATCATCGCGCGTTGCCGTCGTGCTTCTACGATGGTTCCACCGGGATTGACCCAATCGATGATACCATTCGCCGATTGCTTGAAACTGGATATTGTCACCACATCGAAAGGCTGATGGTCTTGGGCGGATTCATGTTCCTCTGTGAGATCGATCCGGATGACATTTATCGCTGGTTCATGGAGATGTTCATCGACAGCTATGACTGGGTGATGGTTCCCAATGTTTACGCGATGAGTCAAAACGCTGATGGCGGACAGATCACAACGAAGCCGTACTTTTCCGGTTCGTCCTATGTCCGCAAGATGAGCCACTATGCGAAGGGCCCATGGTGCGATGTTTGGGACGGTCTGTATTGGCGATGGATATGGATTCACCGAGATGAGCTTTCTCAGAATCCACGCTGGGCGATGATGTGCAGTATGGCTGAGAAGATGGACGACGCCAAAATGAAAGCCCACCTAGAGAACGCCGAGAATTTCTTAAAGCAAATCTCGCGTTGATCAAACGCACGACGCCTTCAACTTAGGCCGTGCGTCTAAAGGAAACTCACGCAGCCATAGCCCCGCTTATTTAAGCGAACGAGCGTCCTTTTCGGCGATTTGCACATCAGCCGATTCCGTGCCTGGAATGTTGGGCGATTGCTTGGCGTCGATTGCCGCGATCCAAGTTTTTGGATCGTTGCCAAGGTCTTGGTCCATCACGTCACGCAAGCTGTCCATCGCCAAGTAAACGGTCGCCGGATCTTGCTCTTCCAGAATTACACGAAGGGCATTGGTCGGCATCGCACCTTTGTGGTTTTTCAAGGCTGCGATCGCGGAATGTTTGACGTCGATTTCGGTCGTCGATCCCAGCGTTTGTGCGAGCATCTGGACCGCTTCAGGCTCTTTGCGAACGCCTAGCGACTGACAGCAAGCGGTTTGAACCTTGATGCTTTCGTCGCCAAGCCCTTTTTCGATCAGGTTCAAGGACTTCTGCGATGATTTGAGCCCTGAAGCCGCATGGACGGCGTGGAAACGCATTTCGGGACTTGGGTCGGTATCGATGATTCGCTCAAGGTGATCGGCCCAAAAGTCCTGCTCTTTCTCGGGCATCTCTGCGATTTGGCCCGATAGTGAGCGAATTTGGCTAAGCCGTTCATGGTCTGTTACACCCAGGGCTTCATCCTTTTTCCACGCCCACATGGTGTAGTAAGGATTCATCGTTTTCAGTCCGTACATAGGGCCGTCGTGGCACCCGCCTAGTACGGTGCAAGTCATCGCGATCAGCAGCAATCGCAGCGCAACAAGACTGTATTTCTGGTTCATCGTTGATTGCGTTTGCATCTCAATCCTATCGCGAAAAACGCTTGTTCCCGGCCAGGTTCGAACGCGAATGGACGCTTTGCTGGCGTCACGCATCTGCCAAAATCCATTTTGGCAACTCACTTTTCGATCTCTAGCCGTACCGGTCAATCCTTGGCCACACTCACCCAGCCCGTGATGGCCAGAGCGGCATTTGCCTGCGGAGCACAACAGCTAACCATTCGTCGAAATGTCAGCCGTCTACACCGCAGCACCTCAACTAGCAAATGCATTCTGTGGCTGCCAAGCCCACTTCCGCTGCAAACGGGTTTCCCCGGGATTACCCCCCAGAGTTTCTCCACTGGCGGTCGAAATCAAAGCATTCGAAGTACCGATTCAGCCGAGGTTTAGCCGCTCTATTCACGCGTTGGCTTTTGGGCTGGTCGCCTATCGATCAGTCGGCTGTTCGCCGGCGTGAAATTAGGCCACTAGACGGTTTTGGTCCAAAACTTGCGATCGGCGGACTCGGCATTTGCTGTCTATCACCGCGATCTTTCGCGTCCAAACCCTTCAACATGCAGAACGTTATGTCGACAACCCAACTGCCGCCCGAAAAGGACGCTGTCAAATCTTCGAAGTCGTCATCATCTTCCAAGCAGTCGTCCGACGAGAAGGCGATTGCCGGGATGGGGGCAATCGTGCACCCGAACGGTGTCGCTTTTCGCGTCTGGGCACCGAACGCCGATCGCGTCGCCGTGATGGGAACATTCAATCAATGGCAGCCGGACCAGCACCCCATGCGATCCGAAGGGAATGGGTACTGGTATTTGAATATTGATCAAGCGAAGCCTGGGGATGAATACAAATATCGCATCGTCAATGGAAATCAGGAGCTGGACCGGATCGACCCATACGCCAAAGAGGTCACCAACAGCGTTGGCAATGCGATCGTCTACGAAGACCGTTTTAATTGGCAGGACGATCGATTTGTTCCACCGACTCATGATGAGCTGGTTATCTACGAGTTGCACATCGGAACGTTTCACCGAACTCAGGAAGACCATCCGGGAACGTTTGCCGCGGCAATCGAAAAGCTACCGCACTTGGAAAAGCTAGGCGTCAACGCAATCCAGATCATGCCGGTTGGCGAGTTTGCCGGCGACTGGTCATGGGGATACAACCCCGCGCATCCTTTCGCCGTTGAGCAAGCCTATGGAGGACCTGACGAACTGAAACGGTTGATCAAGGCTGCACACGGCCACGGTTTGGCGGTCATCATTGACGTCGTTTACAACCATTTCGGTCCCAGTGATTTGGATCTATGGCAGTTCGACGGATGGAGTGAAAACGGCAAAGGCGGGATCTATTTTTACAACGATGACCGCTCTTCAACCCCTTGGGGCGAGACCCGGCCTGACTACGGTCGGGGTGAAGTCCGGCAGTACATTTACGACAATGCGATGATGTGGATGCGTGAGTTCCATGCCGATGGCTTGCGCTACGACATGACTGCTTATATCCGAACGATCTCTGGGATCGGCAACGATGATATTGCCGAGGGATGGGGACTGATGCAGTGGATCAATCGGGACATCCGATCCGAGTTTCCAAATTGCATTCTGGTTGCAGAAGACCTGCAGAAAAACAACTGGCTAACCAAAGGTCCCGACCATGGCGGCGCCGGATTCACGACTCAATGGGATGCAGGCTTTGTGCATCCGATTCGCCAAGTGGTTCAAGAAATGGACGATGCCCATCGTGATATGTGGGCCGTTCGTGATGCGTTGTGCAACCGGTACAACGGCGACGCATTTCAGCGAGTCATCTACAGCGAATCACATGATGAAGTAGCCAACGGTAAAGCACGGGTCCCGACCGAAATCGACAGCGAAGATGCCGAAGGACGATTCGCGCAAAAGCGAACGGTGCTGGCTGCCGCGATGGCGCTGACTGCTCCAGGGATTCCGATGCTCTTCCAAGGACAGGAAATGTTGGAAGACGATTGGTTTGACGATGGTGATCCGCTGCAATGGGATCGTGTCAAAAGGTTTAAAGGAATCAATCGCCTATTCAAAGACTTGATCAACCTGCGGCTCAACCGTGGTGGCAAAACCGGCGGTCTCAAAGGTCAATTCATCGACATGCATCATGTTAACGAAGCCGACAAATTGGTCGCTTTCGTCCGGCGTGATGACGATCCCCAAAACGACGTGGTTGTTGTCGCAAATTTTGCAAACCGGTCTTGGGCAAGCTACGAAATCGGATTCCCAGATTCGGGCCCCTGGCGATTACGTTTCAATTCCGATTGGACTGGCTACAGTGACGAATTCGATGATTTCCCAGTCGAAAATGTCGATGCGATCGATCAAGCGCGTGACGGTTTAAAATCTTCGTCGGGCGTTTCGATCGGACCTTATGCCGTGCTGATCTATTCGAAAGAAACGTCAGAAGATTGATCTAAATCGACAGGTTCATCGATGGGGCGTCTCACCAGGCCAGGTTTGCACCGAATGTGATGCCGTGTGCGATGAACTCGTTTGTCACGTCAGAGAACGCTGGACGGGCTGATCCGGAAAGCGTTCCGGGTGAAATCTGAGTCGGGTTGACGCGTCGGTCGATTTGCTCGGCAGCACGACCGACATCACTCCAACCGTAAACGGAATAGCCCAGAGTGGCTGTCAGGTTTCGGCTGAACGTCTTGGTCAGCCGAAGTGACAAGTCATGCAGCGTTCCGAATGAATCGCTCTCATGCGTGCCGATATTTGTCGACTGCGCAAGTAGTCCGCCGGTCGTGGTTGCAGATTGCCCCAGTCCATTCTGAGTCACCGATTGCCCTGCGATGACGGTACGACGGTTGGTTTGTCCAACGCCGATTGACCCGTCAATTCCGAGCACAACTCCATCGATCAGGGGAAGGTAAATTATCGGCATGTCGTTTGAGAGGCCGACGCGAACACCATGAAACTCATTTTCCGTTCGGAATGAGTCTGTCGAAGTTAGCGAAATCCCTTGAGTCGCCCCAGTCAGCGAATTTGAGACATCAACAACTTGAACGCTCTCGTCTAAGTTCGCCGAGCGATATCCGAGAGAGAGGTATACGGGGGCGGACTGATAGTTCGAAATCGATCGGCGGATCGACAGGTCGAACATTTGAAAGCTGCTGTCCGCATTGATTTGGATATTGCCTGAAACTTCGCTTGGAAACGCAAGTAAACGTGCGTCTTCAAATCCCGTATCGACGTTGACAAACGGACGAGCCAGTATGCTTTGGCTATTGCTGTTGGCGGCAAAAGAAACGTTTTGGTCACCCAAGTTTGTATACGTAAACTCCAGCCCGAGGTCATGGCTGTGGTCCCACCAAAAGCCGATGGAGTACCTTCCGCCGGATTCTTGCTCGCCCAAGTAGTCGGTGCCGCCGAATACGGTTGTTGAAAAGCTACCCAAAACGCCCGCGTCAGCCCGATCTGTTCCGCTATCGCTGGTTGTTACCAGAACCGGAAACTCCGCACCGGTACGGTCCCAATAGAGATATTCAGCCCGAGCCCAAAAACCGCCAGTAGGTCCAGTGGCCAAGCGTTGTCGCATCACCGTTGGACGTGTGATCGGGATCGCGTCACAAGCTCCGTCGAAGATGGGTTCTGAATAAGTGACGGGGACGACGTTCGACGACGTTCCGCGTCTTTGAGCAGCCGAGACGATTCCGGAGCAGTTGGCTAATACCAAACAAAGTCCCAAAACCCATGCGGCGCCACGTGGATACGAATTGGTTCCGGCTCGAATCGATCGTCGCGCTAGGGAGATAGACTTCAAAGAGGTGGCCATTTCGCAGTCAGTTGATAAACGAAAAAGTGGTCAGATAGATTTCCTGATCACTACATCGGGAAAAATCACCCTAGTCGTTAAACTTTCACTGCCGCCGCGACGCGGAATTCAGGATTGGTTGCGTCGCCTGGATTTGCGTAGGCCACCTAAATCACCAAAGCTAACATTGCCAAGCGGTTCACCGTGTGGTCTGCCAACAGTCCTGCGGGCCGAGCAGGCTGTGTGTTGCGTCTTCCAGTTGAAGACGAACCGAGGGCCGAAGAAGATGGCACGATTGCCCGATTATTGGTCTGAGCAATCGTGCTAAAAAGCCATCGGAAACCGATTATGGAATCGCCATGTATTCTTTCATTCGATCGACGTAGCCGCTATGACTGAAGCCACACTTTTGCATTGATGCGCGATAGGGTTCAATGTCATCGCCGATCCAATCGACCACATTGAAGATTTTCAGCGATGCATAAGAGTCCTGCTCCAACAGCGAGTTCCAGCAGGACTGTGCAGCAGCCTTGTCGCCAGCCCGATAGAGGATCCAGGCCGCCATCACGCGGACGTGGTGCGAGTCATCTTCCATGACCGAACGGACCTGATCCAAATCTAATTCGGATGTAGGTTGTTGGTTGAACAGTCCGACGACACCCCAGTACCGAACACCGGGGTCATCGCTTCGCAAGTTCTTGTACAGCTGATCGAGAACGGCTGGGTCTCGCGATAGCGAAACCCCGGCTGCTTTTTGTAGGGTTTCGACATCGTATAGCGACGAATCGCGAACCATTTCATAGATGGTTTTCCCTGATAGTTCGCTGCGCCGAACCACTTCGCTTTCCGGCAACAGCCCGGCATCATGGATGTCCCGCTGCCATTTATCCAAGGCCGCATTTAAACGCTGGACGTCTTCGGCGTATTGTGGATCATCGATTAAATTGTGAACGTTGTCAGGGTCTTTGGCAGTGTCATACAGTTCGACTGGTGGCTTCGTGCCGAAGAAACGTCCCGTGATCGCATCGGTTTTTCCAGCTCGATGGTGTGCTTCCCAAGCTTGGGTGGCTTCCATATTCCAAAGATAGTTGAGGTGTTGTCCCCAAGGTGCGTAAGGCATGTAGTTGCGAATGAGCAACAGGTTGCCGTCACGAACCGCGCGAACGTTGTCGCATCGTTCATCCATCCGTGTTCGAAAGCTGACGTGGAAATCTCGTTTTTGCTGATTGGGGCCGAGGAAGACTTTGCCTTGCATGTAGCCGGGAGGATCAACCCCACAAACGTCGAGCCATGTTTTCGGCATATCGACGAAGCTGACCAAATCGTGCACTTTCGAGCCCGGTTCACCGGGACGAAGTGATTTGAACTTTTCGGGAATCCGAATAATCAGTGGGCAATGAGTTCCGCTATTGAACAGGAAACGCTTGCTTCGCGCGATGACTCCGCCGTGGTCAGAGTTGTGAATGACGATGGTGTTCTCTGCGAGTCCGGCTTCTTCCAATTTTTTAAGTGCCGCGCCGATCTCGTCATCCATCTTCTTCACGGCATCGTGATAGTGAGCGTAGTTCTTGCGGATGACAGGAATGTCTGGATGGTATTTCGCCAACCGTACATTCTGTGGGTCTCGCTTGGTCTGGTTCACATCGCCGAACGCTTTCGATTCATGGGATTGCGTACTGTTGATAACCATGAAGAACGGCTGGTTCTTTTTTAGAGCGTTCCAGTCTGTTTTCTTGGTGTCCCACGCACTGCCGTCCTCACGACCGCCGATGTTGTAATCCGTTTTACGGTCGTTACCGACGAAGTAGCCAGCTTGCTTGAGAAGATCGGGATAGTATTTGATTTGGTCGTGGGGGATCGGATAACGGCTGCGCATCGGATGGGTGCCCATCGAGATGGCATGCACACCGGTAATCCAAGTGCTTCGCTGAGGAGCACAAACGGGAGCATTGGCATAGCAATGCATGTACTGAAAGCCTTCTTTGGCTAAGGCGTCAATGTTGGGAGTATCTGCATGGGGATTGCCGTAGCAACCGACCCAGTTGACGTTGTTGTCTTCACACGTCAACCAAAGGATGTTAGGACGATCCTCGGCGCGAGATTGATCGCAATGTTTTATCGCGACAATGAAGAGACACAAAAGGGCAAGCGTTGAACAACGATTCATCGAATTCAGATCCTTGACGGCATCCGCTGCAAGCGTTTTGGAGGAAGAAGAAGTCGTAGGTGGGATCAACCGTTCGGACATCGAGACGGTTTGCCAAGAAATCTTGGCGAGCCAAACTGAATGTTCCGCAGGTTGATTTTCCCGTGGGGGAAACCGCTAACATACCACTGCCAGCGAGACGCTGCAGCATTTAGACAGAGCCACGAGATTTAGGCCACGACAAGCCCTTCACACCAAGTCACGACACATCACGTGGCAGTGAACACAAATCACAGTGAAATCAAGGCACAGTGAAATCAAGGCACAGTGAAACCGAGTCACATCGAAATCGCTCAATCAGCGCCAGCCACGGCAACTGCGGTTGGTCAGAATTAGATGCCGCTGCGGAGAAGGTGAGAATCTGGATTGGCAGAAAGATCCTTGTGGTGGCGTATTTCAGCCGATGTTCAGCTGCTGTTTGAATACCGCGGCTGCTTCACCACCACCAAGACATCGATGCGCGTCCCATCCTCGTGCCCGAGCGGCATCGACGTTCACTTGCTTGTCATCGATAAAAAAGATCGATTCGGGAGCGACGCCTGCAGCCTGCTCAGCCGCAAGGTAGATCGCCTCAACAGGTTTCATCGCGCCGACGCGGCAACTAAGAATCTCGACGTCGAATTGCAAAGATGCGATTTCCCACGATTGACGTTTTATCCAATCCCAGTGTGCTTCGCATGTGTTCGAAAGGATTCCAACCTTGCCGATGGCGTTTCGCGTCTTTTCCACCAGGGTGGCCATGGATTTGATCGGCGTGAACATGTCGCTGATCGCATCGAGGATTGATTGGTCAGTAATCGTACTGTCTTGGATGGCCAAGGCCTTTCGCAACTGATCGGCGAATTCCTGAGAAGAAATCTCCCCGTGCTCGAATCGATCTTCGAGCCCACTTTGGTACAGGATTTCCCATGCGACCGATGGCGACGTCCCTGCAAGCTTTGCCAAATTGTTGCTCGCCAACTTGGGATCGAAGGCGACGAAGATATTTCCGAGGTCAAAATAGACGAACTGTATCTTTGTCATACCCGATCAATGGATTTGCGATTGGCTATCGACTGGTCAATGCAGCCGGAACGATTAAGTCTTGCCGACTGGGGCCACCAAAGGCAACAAACAACTCGATCGCGATATGTCCCAGTTGACGTTCTTGGCGATGCAATTGGAAGTACTGGTCAACAAGTTGACGTTGTTGTTTGGCAACTGTGGCGGAACTTGCAGTGCCCGCTTCGAAGTTGATAACCGCTTGACGCAACGCATCGAGTTGTGCAGCAAGTTGTTCGCGAAGTTGTCGTGTAGCGGCTACCTTGCGGTGGTAGTCGCTCAACAAATCTTCGACTTCCGTCGCGGCATGCGAGACGACTTGATGATAGCTGACAAGAGAGTTCTGGTAAGGTGATTGCGAAGACGTTCCCGACACGATTGGGGCAAACGACTCATTTGAAAACGAACTTTCCGGTAGTGTGTCCAGCGGGATGCCGGGAATATTTGGCGAATAGCCTGGCAGGCTTGAAGGCTCATTGCGGCGTGCGTGGATGTATCCGCGCAGTGCCAGCAATGGATAGTACTGTGCTTCGCTGATGCCTGCCTGAGTCCCGCGTGATCGAAGCTCACGTGTCGCCTGATCAACATCCGTTCGACCACGAAGGTTTTCTGCCGGCACTTTGTCGACAAGCCCGGGAATGGTTAACTGAGGCTGATCTCCAATCGAATCGATTAGCGCGTGAGTCAACTCTTGACCCGCGAGGACATTCAGCTGCTTAGCAAAATTGTTGATCGCTTCTCGCTCGGCATCTTGCATCTCGGCGGTGATGTTCGCTTCATCGGCAAGAACGTCGACATCGGATCCTTTACCAGATCCGATTTGGGCGCGAAGCCGTGCGGCGTCCATCACGTCTTCCTGTTCATCAAGTTCACGTATCAGCGTTTGTAAACAGTGATGATGGAATCTCATATCGACAACTAAGTGCGCCAGCGACTCGGCCATTTTTTGACGGGCACTGGCGAAGTCAGCTGTCTTCAATGGCGGGAAACCGATCGCTTGCAAGCGTTCATCGACCTGCGAAGATTGATCGATGTTGCTCAGGCTGATTCGTTGGACCCAATGTAGACGTGGATCGTTGAAACGGTCCCAAGCATTCAGCAATTGTTCATCTGTCAGCTCGGTCGCGCTGACTTGTCGAATCGTTTGTGAACTCCACTGGGATGTCCCCGCAGGTAGCTCTCTGCCAGCGCTCAAACCCTGGTGTGAGTAAACAGGTGGTTGAACTTGATGAGCTGGGGGAATCGGACGATTGGCGACATGCTCACTAACATGACTTGGGCCATTGCATCCGAAAACGGCCGCCAATGCGAGGGTTCCAACTGACAGTGTTCCTGTGAGTGCCGTTCGCTTCGACCCCGCACTGGTTTTGAAAGCAACCTCCATGCTTCGGTTCAGCCACGAACGACGGAGTCGCCAACGACCTGAATTCGTTAGGTTGTCTTGGTTCATGAAGTCGAGGTTGCTAAAGGGGGCCGTCAAGCGTGGACGTGCGGCGTGTGGAATTGGTCGGTCTAGACCACCCAAAGATTCGGGCACTTGGACTGGTCAATTGGACAGGGGCTGCCGCCTGAATTTCACCGGTTGTGGTACCACTTTGTGATTTCGATTGCCCGGTCTTTCGGCCGGGACAGCTTATAGATCGACGGTTCAAGATCGCTGCAACAGTTGCGGTCGTCAGTTCCGCGATAGCTTCGTCAGCCGCCAAAGTTTGCCATGGAGACGATTCCGACCTTCTGTTGGTGCTCGCGATTGGTTCGTCTACAGATTGAATTGGGGGCTTTTCGTACTGTTTGGCAAAATGGGAGGTTTCAGGCAACTTGTTCGAATTAGCTATAAAAGATCTAGCCAGGGTTGGGGGAAACCGATCACACATCAATACACCGCGCTAGGTGTAACGCAGGGATGGCGTTACGCGCGGTGAAAGCGAAGCACAATCAAGGTGACGGTTTAGGCGAGGCTTTGCCGTTTCGGGGTTGCTGCTGTGCCGCCAACCATTGGGAATAGGGATGTTCCACTTCAGGTCATCGGTCTTCGGGATCGCCGCTGCGTTGGCTGTTTGCTGCGCCAATCAAGCAGCGCAAGCTGAGGATAACAACGACGCATCAGCAGAACCGGAATTTCGGTTCTTGGCGATCGCTGAAGCACTTGCGAACGACGAAGTGTTGCCGGTTCAGTTCGAAGAACTAAATCCCTTCGCCCCTGCGCTCTCCGAATCGGTCAATGAACAGGCCATTCAGCCAATCGATGTCGGTGGAGAGGCTAACTTTGCAGATCCGAGCTTGCCAGATAACTTTGGTTTTGCCGACTGGAGCCTGATTAGCAAGGCGGGGTTCGATAGTAACACATCATCTCTTGTCGATTCGGCTAGCTTTGTCGAACAGCTCGAAGATGTTCAGGGTACAAGCGAGATCGCATTGACCGAATCGCCGGCAGTTGAAATCGTTCCCGCTGGGACTTTCAATTTGACCCAAACGCCCGACATCGGTGAAACACTGGTGGAGTCGGCCGCGACTCAGACGGTCAAAGCGAGACGACGAAGTTCTTTGGGTTTTGACCCGAAGATCCGCGGCTACTACAACGGCCAGGTTTATACCAGCCAAGATGGATCGTATCTGTTTCCTGCTCGAAGTGACTTGGACGGCGTCTTTTCAAAAATCGATCCGTTCCTGATCGGTAACGTTCAGGTCTATAGCGGTCCATACACTGTGCGGTACGGCAGTGGATTCGCCTTCTTGAACATCGATACCATCGCCACACCTCGGTACGAATGTGGATCAGAACACCATTTGCGTCTAGGCACCAACCTGCGAACCAACGGTGGCCAAACATACAATTCGGCGACGTTCTTTGGCGGCGGCGAAAATATGGGTTACTACGCAAACCTCGGGTACCGAAAAGGTAGCGACTATGCGGCTGGAGATGGCCTTCTAGTGCCGTCCAGCTATGACGCGTTCAACTTGTTTTCAGGGATCGGCTTTGACCTCGACGATCAAACGCGTAGTGAGTTCCGCTACACGCACGTCACCGAATCGGGAACCGAATACGCGGGCCAATTCTTTGACGTTGACGCACTAAATAGCGACGGAATCACCAACAGCGTAATTCATCGCAATAAGCGAACGGGGTTTTCCTATCGCGTTGACTCGTGGATTAGCAACACTGAATTCAACGGCGACACCGCAGCGGCAAGTAAACGCCGAAGTGATTTTCCTGTCTTGCAGCGTGTTGACGAAGCACTGACAAACGTGCAACGCAGTCAGCAGACCGGACCGGGGCCACTGCTGTTTCCACCCGATCCCACGCGACCATTCTTCGGAACCGTCGATGGTGAATTGCTAAGTGCCGGTGTCCGCGCCGGGATGACGCAGGAAATTGACCGGGATCGAACGATCGGATTCGGTGCGGATGTTCGCTACGTCAAACAGCAAGTCGAAGAGTTCTACGACCTAAACGGATTTCGGGACATCTCAGGGAACCCGCTGGGGACGATCACGACAGGTTTGCCAAAATCGGAATTTGTTGAGCCAGGTTTCTACACCGAGTATTCGTTCTCGATGATCGACTTCATCGAATCGGCGACCGGGTTTCGCGTCGCGTTCGCACATACCCAGGCCGACCCTGACGATGTCAACGCGGTCTCGAATTTCCGCGATCCGGCACTTCCACCAGCTTTGGGACCAATCAACGAAGACTTGGATGTCTCGGATGTCTTGCTTTCCTACTTCCTCACCAACGATATCGATCTCGCACCGTCCTGGTCTTTGCGTGTCGGTGGCGGGTACGCAGAGCGATTGCCAACGCTGGAACAGCGATATAGCGATGGGCTATTCCTGGCTATCATTCAAAGCGGATTTAGCCGGTTGATCGGTGATCCATCGCTTAGCAAAGAACGTAACTGGCAAGCCGACATTCGGCTCGACTGGGATTACGAATACGTGCGTGGACGCATCGGCGGATTTCATAGTTGGATCGTGGATTACGTGACCTACAACGCGAACTTGATCAACGATCCGCAAGGGTCTCGATTGCTTCGCGCGGTCAATACTGAGTATGCGACATTGACCGGGTTTGAATACTACGGCGAAGCCGACTTGGTTGATGGGGTCCAGTTGTTTTCAAGCTTGAACTATCTCGATGGCCGCGACCGTGAAATCGATCAGCCGCTTGCGGGCATCTTTCCGCTGGAAGGTCGTTTAGGGATTCGCTTGACTGATGATAGCCGCCAAGACCGCTGGGGTCTGGAATGGGGGCTTCGAATGGTGGACAACCAAGACCGCTTGGGAACGCTCAGTTCGTCGCCCGGTGCTGGTCAAACACGATCCGATGTCGCAGTCGTGACGCTGGAAACCCCAACCCCCGGTTTTAC is a window of Stieleria sp. JC731 DNA encoding:
- a CDS encoding cryptochrome/photolyase family protein; the protein is MTALLILLIFPHQLFDPHPGIDLQPDEVLFIEDSLFFGDTQYPAKFHLQKLWLHRASMRRYADRLSDQEMQLHYLAYEPGEVLKHQLKRHFDGQASTDGDWAVVDPVDFILEKRLRAAAKQFGAKLEVLQTPGFINTPEENHSYRSEKSRWYMADFYKWQRRRMNVLIDSEGEPQGGQWSFDEDNRKKVPKKLLKDLPTLTSFRRNEIDKEACESVAEQFADNPGSLDELYYPTTHSQAERWLEDFVAQRLENFGPYEDAIEEGQSWLWHSVLTPALNIGLLTPQQVIDEALAYADKNDTPINSIEGFVRQVIGWREFMRATYQDLGVKMRTTNHWKHHRALPSCFYDGSTGIDPIDDTIRRLLETGYCHHIERLMVLGGFMFLCEIDPDDIYRWFMEMFIDSYDWVMVPNVYAMSQNADGGQITTKPYFSGSSYVRKMSHYAKGPWCDVWDGLYWRWIWIHRDELSQNPRWAMMCSMAEKMDDAKMKAHLENAENFLKQISR
- a CDS encoding HEAT repeat domain-containing protein, with translation MRDASKASIRVRTWPGTSVFRDRIEMQTQSTMNQKYSLVALRLLLIAMTCTVLGGCHDGPMYGLKTMNPYYTMWAWKKDEALGVTDHERLSQIRSLSGQIAEMPEKEQDFWADHLERIIDTDPSPEMRFHAVHAASGLKSSQKSLNLIEKGLGDESIKVQTACCQSLGVRKEPEAVQMLAQTLGSTTEIDVKHSAIAALKNHKGAMPTNALRVILEEQDPATVYLAMDSLRDVMDQDLGNDPKTWIAAIDAKQSPNIPGTESADVQIAEKDARSLK
- a CDS encoding alpha-amylase family glycosyl hydrolase, producing MSTTQLPPEKDAVKSSKSSSSSKQSSDEKAIAGMGAIVHPNGVAFRVWAPNADRVAVMGTFNQWQPDQHPMRSEGNGYWYLNIDQAKPGDEYKYRIVNGNQELDRIDPYAKEVTNSVGNAIVYEDRFNWQDDRFVPPTHDELVIYELHIGTFHRTQEDHPGTFAAAIEKLPHLEKLGVNAIQIMPVGEFAGDWSWGYNPAHPFAVEQAYGGPDELKRLIKAAHGHGLAVIIDVVYNHFGPSDLDLWQFDGWSENGKGGIYFYNDDRSSTPWGETRPDYGRGEVRQYIYDNAMMWMREFHADGLRYDMTAYIRTISGIGNDDIAEGWGLMQWINRDIRSEFPNCILVAEDLQKNNWLTKGPDHGGAGFTTQWDAGFVHPIRQVVQEMDDAHRDMWAVRDALCNRYNGDAFQRVIYSESHDEVANGKARVPTEIDSEDAEGRFAQKRTVLAAAMALTAPGIPMLFQGQEMLEDDWFDDGDPLQWDRVKRFKGINRLFKDLINLRLNRGGKTGGLKGQFIDMHHVNEADKLVAFVRRDDDPQNDVVVVANFANRSWASYEIGFPDSGPWRLRFNSDWTGYSDEFDDFPVENVDAIDQARDGLKSSSGVSIGPYAVLIYSKETSED
- a CDS encoding BBP7 family outer membrane beta-barrel protein — protein: MATSLKSISLARRSIRAGTNSYPRGAAWVLGLCLVLANCSGIVSAAQRRGTSSNVVPVTYSEPIFDGACDAIPITRPTVMRQRLATGPTGGFWARAEYLYWDRTGAEFPVLVTTSDSGTDRADAGVLGSFSTTVFGGTDYLGEQESGGRYSIGFWWDHSHDLGLEFTYTNLGDQNVSFAANSNSQSILARPFVNVDTGFEDARLLAFPSEVSGNIQINADSSFQMFDLSIRRSISNYQSAPVYLSLGYRSANLDESVQVVDVSNSLTGATQGISLTSTDSFRTENEFHGVRVGLSNDMPIIYLPLIDGVVLGIDGSIGVGQTNRRTVIAGQSVTQNGLGQSATTTGGLLAQSTNIGTHESDSFGTLHDLSLRLTKTFSRNLTATLGYSVYGWSDVGRAAEQIDRRVNPTQISPGTLSGSARPAFSDVTNEFIAHGITFGANLAW